In Vicia villosa cultivar HV-30 ecotype Madison, WI linkage group LG7, Vvil1.0, whole genome shotgun sequence, the DNA window TCACAATATCCGGGCTACTCGTGATCATGGGGAAAATTGGagattaaaatttgaaatttttttagtttGGTCATTGCAACTGCAATATTAAGTATAACTAGCATGATGTCATCTAGCAATAATCGGAGTGTCTTTACTCAACGAAAAAAAGAAGAATATGAGTGTGGtacatattttaaaataactCCCTTCTTAAACCTCAGTCCTCACAACTGCAAATAGTAGTAGAGAATAACTAACTCTTTGACGCCAAAGATACTCAACAAAACCTTCTAAATTTTCAAATTATACAGAAATTTAGTGTCTGCTGGGACGACTTTTGGTGATAATAGAAAGGTGAAAATTTAAAGTTTACTCTTACCCACTATAGTCAACAATTTTTGTAAGTGTATCAAAATTGTTGGAAAAAATGTGCTTAATTGTATAAAGCAAAGGGGTAATATGCAATTGGATGAACAGATCAGACTAGCAAAATGCATTTGGtcctaaattttaaaaaagaaactcttgaaaaGGTTAAGATATCACATTTACTAACAAGGAAGTAGTAATTAAACAAAAGGTTAATAGGGTAGGCTTCATATACCTGCACTTGCATGGAAGTTCCATACAATGTCTCCTCATGCTCAATAAGGCGTTGATGAAGAATATGGTATTGATCCATGTCAAAATTAACTATAGGTTCTGTTTGAACCTGTAATCCTGCTAAATTCGTCAAGGTATAGGAGGCCATGATTTGTCCAAATATTGCAGGGATGGTGCCTAGAACAGGTATGATTCGGACCCTAAAACCTGGAACTACCTGGCAAAAGGTCATAGAAGTGAGAATGTGTAACCAGTGTGTGCGAttaaatgttatgataaaaattaattaaatcaatgtgTAATAAAACACAATCTCAAAATAGATAGTTGTATAATCAATgagtaataaaaattaattaaatcacctGATAGTCTGAAGGGTTTTCCTCTTCTCCACTTGGAGCCTTAAATGGAAGTAGCTTAACTTTGGGCTTTTCTAAAGAAAACACAACAGTGATGCCACCTTCAATGCCATATTCTTTCTTCAAACGGTGTCTTACCTACATTGGTATGATTTCAGTAAGAGTTACATGCATAATACTAATGTAACAGGTAATTAAGAACAAAGAAAACCATGGTTGACAGCAGAATTTAATCAGTTCTTAACTAATTCCCACCTAGCTGGAATTTGAAGTCAACTTAGGTTGTTAAGAGTTGGTTAATGAAGATGATGGGCTAACACTATGAGAGTTATTGAGAAAATCAAACTCTAAGAAAAATCACACTCCTACCATTGGCAAAAAAACTCCATTGGAGAATCTTCATCCAACAGACCGGATGGGATCTTTAGTGGCAGAGAAGGAAGTTTCAAAAGTCTATCAGATGTCAAGTTATAAATGACAATCAAGAAGAGTCAGTATATTAATGCACTGTTTCGATAAACATCTAATTTAAGAGTTTATAGCACAAGTGTTTAGCATAAATGCTTATGGatatgtcataagttgtttctaTAGGTTATCCTAAAGAGTGTCACAAATGCTTATATCAATATATAAGCGCAAATAATGCAATCGAAACAGACCCGAGGTATGATGAGAAATATGAGCGAGTATGCAAAAATAGTCAGTTCAAGGCAAAGTTGTAAAACTAAAGAGCCTACCGTACACCTAAACATAATTTAATATTATGTGTTATTAATATTCATCACTCTAACTAAGTAATAGAGGAAAGACAAGACCAGAACATTTATCATAGTATCAAAACTGATCTAAAAATATGTGCATAGTTGAATTTCAACATTCCAATTTAGTCATCCAAGCCAGAGCAGAGGCCGATGGAACTTTTAGAGGCAGAAGAGGAAGGTTCAAAAGGTCTTGGTTTTCAAGACAGGACCATGCCACTTTCAATCATAAGATAGGTACAATTCAGCATACAAAAACAGAGTAACAAGTTCAAAAAAGATGGAGTTATTGAAAAATCACATGGTTCAATTGACACAGGATTTAAGATctataaaatacaataaaaaagacTCATATAAGGAGGACGTTGCCGTCTTACCGATCGAGATAATGGATCATTAGTAGACTCTCTTAGATCAGCGATGCGTATTCTTGTTGGATCAGCTCTAGCTCCAGCCCCAGTGGCAGATATAACCTTTAATCCCCTACGTACACATGCAGCAAGAAGTGCCACCTATTAcataaatcaaattaaacaattgaaaatttatataaataactaTCATACATTTGAGTTATTATTGATCATAAGGTCCAAATGGGAAAAACCAAGCATACCTTCGTATCGATGTTATCAATACAGTCCAGAACATAGTCAGGATTGCCAGAGAGAATTTCTTCTTCAGTTGATGAATCATATAACAACACTTTTGCATCTATTTGGCACTCCGGAAAGATTGATAAGAAATGCTCCTTAAGGCACTGAGCTTTTGAGGTGCCAACATCTGCTCTTGTCGCAACAGCGTGTCGATTTAGTGATGAAAGAGAAACCTTctcatttaataaataaataagtaccTCACATTGTATGGATTGCCGAAACAATTTCTAAGCAAGACTAGCAAAACACCAAAAGTTAAAACTACTTTCTCTATTTAATCCTTTGCATTACCAAATCCATCATAATATTGCTCACAAACTTTAGGCTTGATGTTCTTGAGCCTATAATGCCATGCATTAATTACAGTATGTAACAACATAAGCTCGTAAATATTGACATTCCATGTGATTGAATTGAAATAATTCTTAAAATACTATCCGTAACAACTTTTAGTGCAATGATAACTTAAAAGCCAATGAGTCAAGTAACGCAAagttattttcaataaaaacttCAATTTGTTTCTTTTCTAAAACTATAGCAGTGATAAAAATTTGCTTCAGCTTTACATTCCAACACTTATATATATCAAAAAATTTCAAGCCAAATTAGATGAAAGTTCAAAATTACATTAAGATGCATTACATTTGTGATTCAAACGTAAAATAATTTCCCTTAGTCAGTGGCATCAAAATCTTCAACCACGACAATTTACAAGAGCCAAAACTTTCATGTAATATCCAATGGGAGCAAAAAGAAGCCCCAACCAACATAAGGGACATGACATTTGTGATTTCACAATGTAACACATTTTTTCTTGTAATCAAGGGTATCAAAAATATTATACCATGACACATAAAAATCCAGACAATAATTAAGGAAGAAATGTTAGACATTATCAAGGGGAGAATCAGTTAGAGTAAAAACCTGATCAAAGTCTACAAGAAGAAGCTTGCCAATCCCTGTCCTCAAGAGCATAGAAGCAGCATGACTACCAACCCCTCCAAGACCAACTACCACAACATATGATGCGCTAACCTTCTGTTGTGATTCAAATCCAAAAAACTGAATATTCCTAGTTACAGCAGGAACAATCCACGGAAAAAATGTTTGTTAagtaaaaacccaaaaaaaagttAGATATATCAAGCAGTGTCACTCAAAATATAAAAGCCTTAAAAAACAAAACATAGGGCCGGTTTGTTATAGTCTTCTTCtttaaaaatcacatttaaaaaaATCACTTTTACGAATTTTTATTTGGCTGTTACAGCTTTAAAAAAAAGGAGAGTATGAAAGGGAAAAAAactaaaaatcttttcaaaagataaattgcTTTGAATAATTTCTCTAGAAGAtcattttttgttttagttttttttttaaaaagtgtttTCCATCACAGTAAATAAACACAATAGCTTTTTCTTTTCTAGAAAATCTCTAAATCGACTCGGTGTATTAACATTTCATTAGATATCAGAGATGATGGAACATGTTAAAGTGTAGACATGCATTGTCATACAAGGCGCCAAGCCACATAGACATGGACTACAAATACAATAGTTAGCTCTAAACATAAAGCCTGTGCATATTTATTGATGTATGAGAGTTAAAAGTTGTCTATACAAATAAACGAGCTAGTGAACAAATAGAAATGAGATTGCAGGTCCTCAGAGAACGTTTTACCAGTAGATGCAACAGCGTAAAAACATTTACATTCAGATATAATTTCAGCCATGAAAATGTCAAAATGATTGGCAGCAACATGAAATACCTAGACAAGTGTTCAGAAACAATCTCATCTTTCAAAAGATCGTCACTAACCACCTTATCACTCTTCTTTCCACTAATAGTGCGTCCCTCAAAACCTGCAGTAGCATACACAAAAGTCAACGCTTAAAAGGATACAGAAAACAGCAATCTTATCAACTTTATGATGTGAAAGTAGGACGTAGGAAAAAGATGCATTAATCACAGATATAACATAGAGTTCCCTGCATTGCATCATCAATTTGGATTCACTCTACAATACTGCACCTCTAGGACTGAAATATTAGGGCCTgtttgatttgagaaaatatCTTTTGTTATCATTTCATGTCACATAAATAATCTGTTTCctgttttcaaaaattaattcaGAAAACAAGTCATGTGCAAATCTTTGAAAGATTGAAAGCAATGCGACAATTATGAAAAGTAAAAAAACAGAAAATGAAACCATAATATACTAGACCCTAAAACATTTACAATTTACAGAATGCCAACTTTAGGGTAGATTAGTTAACATACTgcttattttgttttcattttccattttcatttataGTTACAAAACTGACACTTTGTTTCCACTTTGATTCCTATTTCAAAAACATGAAGGCGAAAACAGTAAGGAAAATGAAAACAAACAGGTTTTCTGAATCGTGATAAGCCCTAATAACTTAAGCATTGACATATTGTATGGTGACTTCTGCTTGCAATTCATACTATTGAGCATGAGTTTGTACAATTTCGACATGCAAATATCTTAATTTTAGGCAAAGATCAAGGGTATCATTCGAAAGTCAGAAAACATAGAATCAAGCAACAGAAACTGACACAGATTAGTAACAGTTACATTACACATACCATTCAATTTAGTAGTACCATTCTCAGTGTAGTTCCGTCGAACACCTCTTCTGCACACACACAAAAAACATCacaatataatataataacaCATTCAGTACCATGAAAtgccaaaaaaacaaaaattacgaAGACACAATTGAGTTACAGAAGGTTAAGTGTCGAAAGAGGATAAAAGAAGAGAAAATTCACAAACTTTTGAGTTTGGAGAAGTTTGAGAAGAAAGAACGTTGAGAGAGAGCCTATAAGAGCACCACCTCCAACTAAAGCCAAACATTTGGTTCtctccatttttttattttttttttatttaaggtttTTGGTTTTCGGTTAACTTTGGTACTGGTGTGACATCGGCGAGAGGCTGTCTGATTCGGCGGTTTGTGTTTGGTTTCGGGTGTAAGTATAACGGCAACCGGGTCAGGACTCTGCTCGAACTTGGTTGAAGCGGGGGTATATATAGGGGATGAAAAATTGTGAGTTTATTACATCAATAAGTATTCCTAGAGcacaaattaatattattattctttttagGGATAATTGACGTTTAACCCCTGCCATTAGAACGAGTTTTGGTTTTTTTCTtaagcgtgtaaaaaacagtgaaaacctagagagtaaataaaaaaaacaagtttacaggGGATCCTAGGGGGTAAATcatagaacttttcatatttcaaggggtaatccaaaaaaaaaaaaattaataggggaGAAAACCAAAACTCACCCTAATAGCACGAGGGTAACAGTTATTTATCTCTTCTTTTTATAGTCATTTCGCGTGGCAGAATTTGTATATAGTTTCATTTTAGAACATTTTAGGTTTTGTGTggttggttttggggatttttgtgCTCCCATGCCAATTTCACCCATTCTActttaggattagcttagataaCAACTTTGGGTATTGCATTCGGTGATTCGGAGGTGGATTGTTCATCAACCGGCGCTGACAAACCGGAAGATTTGTGGTTTTATCTCTACTTCTCTCTATGTATTTCTCTTAGTTggtttttgtatatatatttactttgaactcatgtatattattcgcccatggcgttatataaagcttgctttacaaatctttgttgattgttgttttAGATTTTTGCTATGTGCTATGGATTTGGGTTGTTTTAGAGAtagacttcttgaatccttatctaggatgattatctgtttgTTTCAggattttagagatagatttagagctaacaatctttatAGGTGCCGAAGCTTAATGCTTATGTGTTGGTTGtgcggttgagagatcgtcgacgcaATTGATATGGATGTCTACTGTGTTGTTGTGgtgtgctgagagatcgtcgccgagatgatatagtagtcctctctactttgggttagaaatgacttagggtgtgagcgatgtcGGATGATATTGACGAGTCTTGCAGGTTGAGTGTAATTGGTCGATaaatttaagtttgtgagaagtggATTATATACAATGTTTGATAAGTCTTTTCTttctgaagaatgaattcttttgtgttgatatttacttttctgttttcatattaaaattcattaaaaacCAAACTTataactatggaaactgttgaacgacaGTTCAAcgcactagtccctgtggagacgataatttctcagataaatacttccaaaacttgtATTGCTTGCCTCTTTACCGCTTcgacaaaatggcgccgttgtcggggattggtgttttattgaatttgcattgcaatagtttctaTAGcattgagttttgtatatatcgcacatattgtaTATTTCCACTTGTTTAttgatacttgtatatgtttactatacTTGCACATGTTTTATATGCTTGTAAATTTGTTATAGTATTGTTTGTTtcctttcacgtttgcttgtgtgtggttaggaatagtCGGGCGGAAGTAACTTGAAGGAACGTTCTTAAATAACATGCGTCAAGCTTACAACGTAAAACAAGcatatttattctttttagtttgtttttagtttatatagtgtgatgcaattgtctaaacaaatttagatcggaccagtttttaaatttcaaatcttcacttttaaatttgtttagacaatttcatatggtcttttagtttgtgtatattaatagttgtgtgtttgtcattgagcttgttttgagtagcttgaggaatttgaggtgattttccaagtttgatcatttcgacttgcgagtgtatggtaatgattttgttaaatttttgtacacgttcaaggtatgtgtttatcgctttctagactttagcatattcatgatacttaggatttttacaacttttatgtcattcattcttttgtatacttgttcatttgtgaatcactttagttcccaactTTTTGTGAGGTAGATTTCTAttatttacatatgctggagaccacaattcttgttctaactggattttattatgcttaatcttttgtttgtgttgatttTATAATTACATGAAAGTGATCGAGgcatttttattccattttgagaaaactaccttggccaaatagtcaatttaccttgtgagtgtgtgaccattagtaacccctttgagccttttgtcATTATCCATGTTGTTTGAACTTGATGATTGTCTATGAGTATCAAATTCACTTTTTGTATGGATTTTGATTGTCGTTTTTTCCTGAGCCctcaactttgtgttgttgtttgaatttttgttttgccttagaaagtagtgagtattcatattatgatgtggttgaattcaagttgagaAGAGAATGATTGTGCACTTATCGGTTAGATTTCTATGAGGTTGAAagataagaaaaaaaaatgtgaaaaagaagtgaaaagaaaaagaaagaaagaaagaaaaaagaaaaggttttgaaaaagaaagaaaaaatagtatGGAAATATATTGTGTTAATAAGTGTGTGATTGGTTGGAGTAATTTGGGAATCGGATGAAGTATGATCGAGATTTCGTTGTTTGAGCTTTTGTGAGTTGATCACTCTCTTAGATtttggcaagtttttgtttccaTTAGCTTTAagaattatcccttgtttgttcatTCGACCACgatacaaccttgaaaagcccttgtgattcgtgcgtTTGTATTCTTAATacgattttttggatgaaggcataatttagtcttttgtttgcaaggtTGTGGGTGGATGAAAATTACCCCATTTCTGTGTTTTTTGTCTATCgatgattgtgtgctaggtgtgattcatttttgaactagtgttgttttagaatgtttggtatattatttttatttagcatttgtgtcatgtttatgttatcgTCATAGTTTAGTGGTAAGTATGTTTCTTTGTGTGTACCGTCTTTCATTTGAGCCATGCATTTGTTttcgtttttcaaaacttgttgttgCGTAATTGCTTGGATATCGCTTTGGTTTCCTTGAGTTGGTTGATTTTTGTTTAGAgacaaacaagtttaagttggggagagatgggtaagtgccaaattgtagttatttttgtgtATAGTTTAGTGgcacttatcttctctttttcctcaatttagacgagttttagtgtatattacataaatatgtacattttttattttaccgagtttttgattcatttatgtaacgactaatagtttttcattcattttgtaggtatttgagtaTGTAttgagcattgagtaataaagcttcAAGAATGTAATATTGGATCAATAAAGGAGAAGCCATTTGAAGGAAATAAAGAGTTGCTTCTTGTGTGAGTCGCGCGACAGAGCAATTGGCACGCCGGGTGAGCAAGGAAAATAAATGTCAAGTTTTTGCCTTGGGCCGCCTCATGGTCGTCGGGCGGAAGAAGAAGGAGTCGTCGGGCGAAGCATTTCGTTTGTCGGGCGAAAGAAGATATTTTTCCAGCTTATTGACGTGATCGAGGCTGTGTGGTCAGGAATAAAGGTTTCACccgggcggagcaattggctTGCCGGGCGAAAGTCGCTTAGCAGAATTTGTATATAGTTTCATTTTAGAACATTTTAGGTTTTGTGTGGTTGGTTTTGGGGGTTTTTGTGCTCCCATGCCAATTTCACTCATTCTtctttaggattagcttagataaCAACATTGGGTATTGCATTCGGTGATTCggaggtggattgctcatcaacCGGCGCTAAAAAACCGGAAGATTTATGGTTTTATCTCTATTTCTCTCTATGTATTTCTCttagttgggttttgtatatatatttactttgaactcatgtttatttgtcgcccatggcgttatataaagcttgctttataaatctttgttgattgttgtcttagatttttgctctgtgctaggGATTTTGGTTGTTTTTTAGATAGacttcttgtttaagacatatcatatcctttctaggaacctttctaggttagtcttgtttaagacatttcatatcctttctaggaacctttctaggtcagtcttgtttaagacatatcatatcctttctaggagcctttctaggtagtcttgtttaagacgtttcatatcatttctaggagcctttctaggtacttttctctaagacatatctccacctttttaagtaatcttctttaacatatttatccaatcttttctaagacatctcttgccctttcaaggagcttttttagttagtcttctctaaAGATAATTCTtctcgagctttgtttaaagcacagtcttcTTTAAACCAGTTTtctatcctttataggaacctttttaggtagtcttctttaagacgtctcTTCTTGAGCTTTAtttaaagcacagtcttgtttAAAGCGGGTTTATATCCAttataggaacctttttaggtagtctctttTAAGACACTTCTTCTGAGCCTTCTTCAAGACATTATTTAAACCTTTCCTTCAGATACAGTCGAGCGTACAACTCAATTTGAATACTCAACAAGGTATTGTCCATCAGATACAATCAAGATATATGATTCATCCTGAAAAGCATCTACTTCACACAGTCATTTTTGAAAAGTATCTactttggatggcatctttaagcccatctcaaacaACACTATGTCAacatctagatggcatctttaagcccatttccAGCAACATTATTTCCTGCACCAGCaagcgcaaatttctgggtattctagtatACAATCCTCTTCCATCTTCAAATCGCGATAGGCGAAcaagccaatctacctcttcagaaagaagattgaacaggggcaactgtcataccccaaaattttcccatcatattttgactTCCATGACTTTCTAATGCACAAGGCTACACAAGAATTGGGCATGCTCATCCTTCTCCTAAGCGAAAGGTCCCCAACTAGGGTTTGTTTCTTCTCAGGGAAAAGAGATTTTTGACACCTaaagtggacttcatggcttcCTAAATGCTTCAAATAATCCCCATATTAActttcaagctttgattcacaagattgctcagtcaatggtTCAAAAGGTCAACAGTCAACTATGCTAggtcaaaagtcaactatggtcaaattacagtcaaaactcccgatttttggtcaacatctacattctgaagtcacattcatcatttgatcaagggttgatcatgattcatcaaagaAAGCTCGGAAATCAACAAAAGtacaagttgctaaattagggttttggactaaaagtcaacccaactttgactgatcatatctcgctcatactttatcataaattccccaaccaaatctcattcttaaggaaattcaattatctgcaactttgatgttgggtccaaagtCAAGTAATGCactatttgagagatatggatcaaaatattataggtctttctaaaaagtcatctttttgcaaagaagtgtacatgaacatggaaacttcaaagaagatgaaaccaaaaggattgtttaaaggactctttgagatttctaaaaagtccaagaacacctaaaaatgttaaaaattgagcaagatacaaaTTGCACAAGTTGGGCATTTTTAAAGAGGTGCATGAAGAAAAATACTtgtcaaaattgattttttttttcaaatgggcCTAAGTTCTTTTGATCTAAACTTATTCCTAAGCCCATCACTGATCTCCAAGTCCAAGAGAACGCCtacttgccatttatttaatttattttggaattgtttccatttaaattcaatttaaattaaataaaatgcaaaagTAAGTTACAAATGCATATGGGCTTTGTTTTTACTTGTCTTGAAGTCCAAGATAACCCATAATGCATGCCAAATTCGTGCACAAGCTTTAAGGACAAAAAAATCCACTTTTGTAAATATTTGATCAATATTTACAAGAGAATATTTTTGCATTCAAAACAATATATTTTCccctttattttttatcaaaaccaTTTCCCTATATATAAAAAACACGTTCAACAAGAAAGTGCACGATATTGGCAGCCAAAGTATTAGGGTTTCATTCCAAGAAATTCCTTACAAAAGTTGCACCATTGAGTTTTAGATTGCAACTCTTTTCTAGAGCCTTCAAGCCTCAAATCTCATTCCTAAGATGCTAAAGGTAAGGTCTGGATCAAAAGACACATGCTGAATCACTCAGAATGAACGTACCACATTCATCAACTTCGTTCATATTTTTTACTTTTCGTATTTTACATACTATGATGTTTCAATGTAATTTAATGTCACTAACATGCTCCTGGACCCATTTAGAACAACTTTGACGTCATGTACGAGAGTTTGTGGACCGGATTTATAAATCACCATGGTTAGGGAATGAACAAATATGCTCTTCGTTTACACGTTTTTAGGACGCTTCAGGCCAAGAGAACGTCACCAATGAATTAAGGGGATGTTAATTAATAAATATGGGCAATTGGTTTTCGTTTTGAACGTCTATTTTGCAGGATTCTAAGGTACAGGAATATCCATGGAAAATCCGTAGGAAACTCCGAAGCAGGTTCCGTAGGAAACTTCGAAGCAGATTCCAT includes these proteins:
- the LOC131620878 gene encoding tRNA threonylcarbamoyladenosine dehydratase 2-like isoform X1 produces the protein MERTKCLALVGGGALIGSLSTFFLLKLLQTQKRGVRRNYTENGTTKLNGFEGRTISGKKSDKVVSDDLLKDEIVSEHLSRNIQFFGFESQQKVSASYVVVVGLGGVGSHAASMLLRTGIGKLLLVDFDQVSLSSLNRHAVATRADVGTSKAQCLKEHFLSIFPECQIDAKVLLYDSSTEEEILSGNPDYVLDCIDNIDTKVALLAACVRRGLKVISATGAGARADPTRIRIADLRESTNDPLSRSVRHRLKKEYGIEGGITVVFSLEKPKVKLLPFKAPSGEEENPSDYQVVPGFRVRIIPVLGTIPAIFGQIMASYTLTNLAGLQVQTEPIVNFDMDQYHILHQRLIEHEETLYGTSMQVQVDVEEVMYITKELWHGRSAREQHVKDVGRGMWRSINELMLVRWDSTKPASVSNLILLKFKEVDEHESRTLDDIKEKEPEFYSRVIAVLKRAENDLGL
- the LOC131620878 gene encoding tRNA threonylcarbamoyladenosine dehydratase-like isoform X2 — protein: MERTKCLALVGGGALIGSLSTFFLLKLLQTQKRGVRRNYTENGFEGRTISGKKSDKVVSDDLLKDEIVSEHLSRNIQFFGFESQQKVSASYVVVVGLGGVGSHAASMLLRTGIGKLLLVDFDQVSLSSLNRHAVATRADVGTSKAQCLKEHFLSIFPECQIDAKVLLYDSSTEEEILSGNPDYVLDCIDNIDTKVALLAACVRRGLKVISATGAGARADPTRIRIADLRESTNDPLSRSVRHRLKKEYGIEGGITVVFSLEKPKVKLLPFKAPSGEEENPSDYQVVPGFRVRIIPVLGTIPAIFGQIMASYTLTNLAGLQVQTEPIVNFDMDQYHILHQRLIEHEETLYGTSMQVQVDVEEVMYITKELWHGRSAREQHVKDVGRGMWRSINELMLVRWDSTKPASVSNLILLKFKEVDEHESRTLDDIKEKEPEFYSRVIAVLKRAENDLGL